In Companilactobacillus allii, one genomic interval encodes:
- a CDS encoding RibT protein: MLNKYSDENKKIAMGFLSYIHDLKDMSNLDQELNLYKEDENRQLYLWKSNIEDYSGIVALSFSAHTVFIEYISLSPSYRSQSNIFKIFDDIQQKFSNYTILGNFNLSELLKSWRESKEEERKSSVVTGEDALENNK; encoded by the coding sequence ATGCTTAATAAATATAGTGATGAGAACAAAAAAATTGCCATGGGATTTTTATCGTATATTCATGATTTGAAAGACATGTCTAATTTAGATCAAGAATTAAATCTTTATAAGGAAGATGAAAATCGTCAGTTGTATCTTTGGAAGAGCAATATTGAAGACTATTCGGGAATTGTGGCACTTTCTTTTTCAGCACATACCGTGTTTATTGAGTATATTTCTTTGAGTCCTTCCTATCGTTCACAAAGTAATATTTTTAAAATCTTTGATGATATTCAACAAAAGTTCTCAAATTATACGATTTTGGGAAACTTTAACCTTAGTGAATTATTAAAAAGTTGGCGTGAAAGCAAAGAGGAAGAGCGTAAATCGTCTGTAGTTACAGGTGAAGATGCATTAGAAAATAATAAATAA
- the xerD gene encoding site-specific tyrosine recombinase XerD, producing the protein MIDTIADYGRYLRLDRGLSKNTITSYQQDLLEFSYYLENNQKDTYPEDHFVITNFFADQDKQGKSKTTQMRMFSSLRRFYQWLELINKIEVNPMNELDAPKKGQHLPIVLSMQEVDSLIESPNTQTPLGIRDRAIFETMYATGLRVSELVNLSMNDLHLDLGLIKTLGKGDKERLLPIGDTAIKWIQKYFSETRDQLVERYGEQKEVFLNFRGNKLTRQSIWRMIKKYIAQVGIKKDVTPHTLRHSFATNLLENGADLRVVQELLGHSDISTTQIYTHINKTRMKQVYENSHPRA; encoded by the coding sequence ATGATTGATACAATAGCTGATTATGGACGTTATTTAAGACTTGATAGAGGTTTATCAAAGAATACGATCACATCTTATCAACAAGATTTGTTGGAATTTAGTTATTACTTAGAAAATAACCAAAAAGATACATATCCTGAGGACCATTTTGTGATCACTAATTTTTTTGCCGATCAAGACAAGCAAGGTAAATCTAAAACAACACAGATGAGAATGTTTTCTTCTTTAAGACGTTTTTATCAGTGGTTAGAATTAATCAACAAAATTGAAGTTAATCCGATGAATGAACTAGATGCGCCTAAAAAAGGTCAACATCTGCCAATAGTATTGTCAATGCAAGAAGTAGATTCATTAATTGAATCACCTAATACACAAACACCATTAGGTATTAGAGATAGAGCAATTTTTGAAACAATGTATGCAACTGGTTTACGTGTTAGCGAACTGGTTAATTTGTCAATGAATGATTTACATTTAGACTTAGGCTTAATTAAGACCTTAGGTAAAGGTGACAAAGAGCGATTATTACCAATCGGAGATACCGCTATTAAGTGGATTCAAAAATATTTTTCTGAAACTCGTGATCAGTTGGTTGAAAGATATGGTGAACAGAAAGAAGTTTTTCTGAATTTTAGGGGAAACAAATTAACCAGACAATCTATTTGGCGAATGATTAAAAAATACATTGCACAAGTTGGTATTAAAAAAGATGTTACACCACATACGTTACGACATTCGTTTGCGACAAACTTATTGGAAAATGGTGCTGATCTACGTGTTGTTCAAGAGTTATTGGGGCATTCTGATATTTCAACCACTCAGATATATACTCATATTAATAAAACAAGGATGAAACAAGTGTATGAAAACTCGCATCCTCGTGCATAG
- a CDS encoding S1 RNA-binding domain-containing protein: protein MELKDLYGQVVTGVVTDLNKDEAFVQIEGYTFALDLSELESVPELGDEITGFVYENQAHKNKMTANLPSVSQGVWDYAEVTDVRSDLGVFIDVGLKDKDIVVSLDDLPLEHSEWPKKGDRVMVKLDVDHKGRLWGKLADLNLYMQLVRSANDSMKNRDEETTVIAIRDSGTFVITEDYYLGFIHVNEQSGPMHIGQHVKTRAIGSSHRRLNLSMKPRAYEEITPDAQMIIAVLEHSQDGKMPYTDKSDPDDIKEYFGISKGSFKRALGNLMKQRKIEQKDGFTYLK from the coding sequence ATGGAATTAAAAGATTTGTATGGTCAAGTAGTGACTGGGGTTGTTACTGATTTGAATAAAGATGAAGCCTTCGTACAAATTGAGGGCTACACATTTGCTTTGGATTTAAGTGAATTAGAAAGTGTTCCTGAATTAGGGGATGAGATCACTGGTTTTGTTTATGAAAATCAGGCACATAAGAACAAAATGACTGCTAATTTGCCTTCAGTATCACAAGGAGTTTGGGATTATGCTGAAGTTACTGATGTAAGATCAGACCTTGGGGTCTTTATTGATGTTGGATTAAAGGATAAGGATATTGTTGTTTCATTAGATGATTTACCATTGGAACATTCTGAATGGCCTAAAAAAGGTGATCGTGTCATGGTTAAACTAGATGTTGATCACAAGGGACGTTTATGGGGTAAACTTGCTGACTTAAATCTTTATATGCAATTAGTACGTAGCGCCAATGACTCTATGAAAAACAGAGATGAAGAGACAACCGTAATTGCAATTAGAGATTCTGGTACTTTTGTTATTACAGAAGATTACTATTTAGGTTTCATTCATGTAAACGAGCAGTCTGGTCCAATGCATATAGGACAACACGTAAAAACTCGTGCAATTGGCTCAAGTCATAGAAGATTGAATCTATCAATGAAACCACGTGCATATGAAGAAATCACTCCAGATGCACAGATGATTATTGCAGTGTTGGAACATTCTCAAGATGGTAAAATGCCATATACTGATAAGAGTGATCCTGATGATATTAAAGAATACTTTGGTATCAGTAAGGGTAGTTTTAAGCGTGCATTAGGTAATCTAATGAAACAACGAAAGATTGAACAAAAAGATGGTTTTACGTATCTTAAATAG
- a CDS encoding NAD(P)-dependent alcohol dehydrogenase, which yields MKIKAAVVDKVNDPFVIKDDIELADIQDDGLQVKVVASGICHSDEALRTGDAGFDIPAILGHEGSGIVEKVGKNVHNFEVGDHIIMSFYSCGECDNCLKGIPTQCRKYAASNLSGTRPDGSDHFTENGKHISDMFNQSSFTTHTVISKRNAVKVSKDLDLRKLGPLGCGYVTGSGTVFNTLKPRPGDTIAVFGTGAVGLAAMMAGKISGCTHVIAVDIVPSRLELAQKMGATDIVDSSKEDAVEAIKKITNGLGVDWAVDTTGVAKVMTDSIAALTQGGTTATIAVTPHNIEVSTWNDLCVDDKKIVGVNMGDSIPQVDIPRLIEFYKMGVFPFDLTEKFYDFDQINEADADSVSGKTIKPILIIDKDYKPEA from the coding sequence ATGAAAATTAAAGCTGCTGTTGTAGATAAGGTAAATGATCCATTTGTAATTAAAGATGATATAGAGCTTGCAGATATTCAAGATGATGGATTGCAAGTAAAGGTTGTAGCATCAGGTATTTGTCACTCTGACGAAGCCTTGCGTACGGGTGATGCTGGTTTTGATATTCCTGCAATTTTGGGACATGAGGGTTCTGGAATTGTTGAAAAAGTCGGTAAAAATGTTCATAACTTTGAAGTTGGTGACCATATCATCATGTCATTTTATTCATGTGGAGAATGTGACAATTGTCTCAAAGGGATTCCAACACAATGTCGTAAATATGCTGCCTCAAACTTAAGCGGTACCCGTCCAGATGGCAGTGATCATTTTACAGAAAATGGTAAACATATCAGTGACATGTTTAATCAATCATCATTTACAACTCATACTGTAATCAGTAAAAGAAATGCTGTTAAAGTATCTAAAGATTTAGATTTAAGAAAACTTGGACCTTTGGGTTGTGGATACGTCACTGGTAGTGGTACCGTATTTAACACTTTAAAGCCAAGACCCGGTGATACAATTGCCGTCTTTGGTACAGGTGCTGTTGGTCTTGCTGCCATGATGGCTGGTAAAATTTCTGGCTGTACACACGTTATAGCAGTTGATATTGTTCCATCACGTCTTGAACTAGCGCAAAAAATGGGTGCTACTGACATTGTTGATAGTTCAAAAGAAGATGCCGTTGAAGCAATCAAGAAGATCACAAATGGTCTAGGTGTTGACTGGGCTGTTGATACTACTGGTGTTGCCAAAGTTATGACAGATTCAATTGCAGCATTAACACAAGGTGGTACAACAGCTACAATTGCTGTAACACCACACAATATTGAAGTTAGCACATGGAATGACCTATGTGTTGACGATAAAAAAATCGTCGGTGTAAATATGGGAGATTCCATTCCTCAAGTTGACATTCCTCGCCTAATCGAATTCTATAAGATGGGTGTATTCCCATTTGACTTAACTGAAAAATTCTATGATTTCGATCAAATCAATGAAGCTGACGCTGATTCTGTCAGTGGTAAGACTATCAAGCCTATCTTGATAATTGATAAAGATTATAAACCAGAAGCTTAA
- a CDS encoding ABC transporter ATP-binding protein, with translation MTSIIEVDNLNKNYGNKTILENINFKVDQNQIIALIGENGAGKTTLINILLDLISSDSGTVKILNNTKHIKEHLGVMIQQNISITRITVKEIIKLTQSYYQNPLPYEEIIELADLKKLEHSKMNQLSGGQKRRLSFALSITGNPNLLFLDEPTAGMDSQSRTKFWQIIANLKNQHKTIFVTSHYLNELETFADRIIILQNKSIAFDGSIAKLRSLEGESLIEFDSDLLPDLFSSIPEITNFKKISNHYQFTTNNTESLMNQLTPYLNAISNLKVQQNSLDSLFSNFNTGDIVYE, from the coding sequence ATGACATCTATTATTGAAGTTGATAACTTGAACAAAAATTATGGTAATAAAACAATCCTGGAAAATATTAATTTCAAAGTTGACCAAAATCAAATAATTGCTTTAATCGGAGAAAATGGTGCTGGTAAAACCACACTAATAAATATTTTGTTAGATTTAATTTCATCTGATTCAGGTACAGTGAAGATATTGAACAATACTAAGCATATCAAAGAGCATCTGGGTGTAATGATACAGCAAAATATCTCCATAACACGCATTACCGTTAAAGAAATAATAAAACTAACTCAAAGTTATTATCAAAATCCATTACCATATGAAGAAATAATTGAATTAGCTGATTTAAAAAAATTGGAACATTCAAAGATGAATCAGCTATCTGGTGGACAAAAAAGACGTCTATCTTTTGCACTTTCAATAACAGGTAATCCCAACCTACTCTTCTTAGATGAACCAACTGCTGGAATGGACAGTCAAAGTCGTACCAAATTTTGGCAAATTATCGCCAATTTAAAAAATCAGCACAAAACAATTTTTGTAACTAGCCACTATCTTAATGAATTAGAGACCTTTGCCGACAGGATCATAATTTTACAAAATAAATCAATTGCCTTTGATGGATCAATCGCCAAACTACGCTCTTTAGAAGGCGAAAGTTTAATTGAATTCGACAGTGATCTCTTGCCTGACTTATTTAGTTCCATACCTGAAATAACCAATTTTAAGAAAATTAGCAACCATTATCAATTCACAACTAATAATACTGAATCACTAATGAATCAGCTAACTCCATATTTAAATGCCATCAGTAACCTCAAGGTACAACAAAACTCACTAGATTCGCTATTTTCTAATTTCAATACAGGAGACATAGTCTATGAATAG
- a CDS encoding ABC transporter permease, with protein sequence MNSFIYQININFKRIILRNKRFFLFDMMLPIIFYLLYSKVLVSNMPETDLRIWQMNYLISMVIYSCLLGSIITVANTLFEDKTSHFDILSRLTPLPQWQYYLSRILIFMLLNLISAISICLVGILVNNLSLSITTWTLIIFITIIGTLPLILVGILISLINNPTTVNILNNLVVFPLAIISGLWWPITIMPDWLQFIGKLMPTFELSSIDQAILYGKIINNHYVLGLTLWIIIIGILTLTIIKHQKHKELNFE encoded by the coding sequence ATGAATAGTTTTATTTATCAAATCAATATTAACTTCAAAAGAATAATTCTTCGCAATAAACGTTTCTTCTTATTTGATATGATGTTGCCAATTATATTTTATTTATTGTATTCCAAAGTATTAGTTTCCAATATGCCAGAGACTGATTTAAGAATATGGCAAATGAATTATTTGATAAGTATGGTTATTTATAGTTGTTTATTAGGATCAATCATCACCGTTGCCAATACGTTATTTGAAGACAAAACCAGTCATTTTGATATATTATCAAGACTAACTCCTCTCCCCCAGTGGCAATACTATTTATCACGAATCTTAATTTTTATGTTACTTAATTTAATTTCAGCAATTAGCATCTGTTTAGTTGGCATACTGGTAAATAATCTAAGTTTATCCATTACCACCTGGACTTTGATAATTTTCATAACCATAATCGGTACCCTACCGCTTATATTGGTTGGAATTTTGATTTCACTTATAAATAATCCGACTACAGTCAATATATTAAACAATCTAGTGGTATTTCCACTCGCAATTATCAGTGGACTTTGGTGGCCAATTACTATTATGCCTGATTGGTTACAATTTATTGGAAAATTGATGCCTACTTTTGAATTATCCAGTATCGATCAAGCCATTCTTTATGGTAAGATTATAAACAATCATTATGTTTTAGGACTAACCCTTTGGATTATAATCATTGGAATACTAACTTTAACAATAATCAAACATCAAAAACATAAGGAGTTAAATTTCGAATGA
- a CDS encoding sensor histidine kinase: MGNSIINYKSSDIYGLIITFLFAFGSPFAARSLGNTYQRSYRLKQNNKRLETIIKQNERERIAKDLHDDLGQSFSLITLKAELADKLIDKNVTQARKEIKDIATTSRENLTLVRQIVSDLNRKSIAEAMIEEENHLKLVNIIQQSYNEKVSTTWPLEIQNVLAAIIKESSTNIIKYSKADTAIFDFNEDDKYYYLNIKDDGIGYKNVRKDSFGLSGMSQRLSDINGEITISSKQGTTLKIKIQKR, translated from the coding sequence TTGGGAAACTCAATAATAAATTACAAGTCATCTGACATATATGGACTGATCATAACTTTCTTATTTGCCTTTGGGTCTCCATTTGCTGCAAGATCACTAGGAAATACATATCAAAGATCCTATCGTTTAAAACAAAATAACAAACGTTTGGAAACAATTATCAAACAAAACGAACGAGAACGAATTGCAAAAGATTTGCATGACGATCTTGGGCAATCATTTTCACTAATAACTTTGAAAGCTGAATTAGCGGATAAATTGATTGATAAAAACGTTACACAAGCACGAAAAGAGATTAAGGATATCGCTACAACATCAAGGGAAAATCTTACCTTGGTTCGACAAATTGTCAGTGATTTGAATCGAAAGTCGATTGCTGAAGCAATGATTGAAGAAGAAAACCATTTAAAACTAGTTAATATCATTCAGCAATCATATAATGAGAAAGTATCAACAACGTGGCCACTCGAAATTCAAAACGTGCTAGCGGCAATTATAAAAGAATCTTCAACGAATATCATCAAATATAGTAAAGCAGACACGGCTATATTCGATTTTAATGAAGATGATAAATATTATTATTTGAATATCAAAGATGACGGTATCGGATATAAAAACGTTCGTAAAGATTCTTTTGGATTATCTGGCATGTCACAACGTCTATCTGACATTAATGGAGAAATAACTATTAGTTCCAAACAAGGTACAACTCTAAAAATAAAAATACAAAAGAGATAA